In a genomic window of Silurus meridionalis isolate SWU-2019-XX chromosome 27, ASM1480568v1, whole genome shotgun sequence:
- the tmc2b gene encoding transmembrane channel-like protein 2-B, whose protein sequence is MPHPKTGVAASLEDVGIEIDAELDSDDDTRRRPRSAGRPRPPTRRNKPTDSDDDEEDDAPRLRRGRRRRGDNSEDNERERPRGRRKANHRKKANGTAQDSDVDSEEDKGNKKKGKGATKKEKDEENNKEKTGKGASKDGKEKGADKKKKGDGSSSSAGDSDAESLSESEMAQLKEEVEEKKKIIATLRNKPWRMKKRLGILKEAQEFVEKFEGALGKGKGRKLYAFKVMMKKKLIKFNRDFDNFKTACIPWERKIKEVESHFGSSVASYFIFLRWMYGLNLVLFGLMFGLVVIPEVLMGLPYGSIARKTVPREEQDTAMDFSVLFEFGGYCKYSVLFYGYYNNQNTIGLLKFRLPLSYFLVGIGIFGYSLMVVIRTMARNANEGGDGGEESDFVFCWKLFTSWDYLIGNPETADNKYASITTSFKESIVDEQENLKDENIHLRRFLRVLANVLILCSLGGSGYLIYFVVKRSQDFAKLDNKELSWYQKNEVEIVMSLLGLVCPPLFETIAELEDYHPRIALKWQLGRIFALFLGNLYTFLFALIDDVNEKLDKEKLIKNETDWALNQYYANYTLYHNVTENIPPPVISPADVIRGPCWETEVGIEFVKLTVSDIQVTYLTILVGDFMRALIVRFLNYCWCWDLEAGFPSYGEFDISGNVLGLIFNQGMIWMGAFYAPGLVGINILRLVTSMYFQCWAVMSSNVPHERVFKASRSNNFYMGILLVVLFLSLMPVVYTMMTMSPSFDCGPFSGREKMYDVVIETIQNLPAFMANIFIYASNPGLIISVVLLMVLAIYYLNTVSKAYQKANMDLKRKIQMQRDEEKNRRNNKDSTNQVMKDLEDLLPNKSLIPPPSAKEGAGNPAHQPPAGKSPKITDKVGTATNGKGVKMQKDVSLAAANPRAPVTRSPAPGGRGRGPPPV, encoded by the exons ATGCCGCACCCAAAAACTGGCGTCGCCGCATCTCTGGAAGATG TTGGAATTGAGATAGATGCTGAGTTAGACAGTGATG ATGACACCAGAAGGAGACCAAGAAGTGCTGGAAGACCCAGACCTCCAACTCGGCGAAACAAACCAACAGACAGcgatgatgatgaggaagacGATGCTCCTCGCCTAAGAAGAGGCAGAAGGAGGAGAGGTGATAATTCCGAGGACAATGAGCGCGAGAGACCACGCGGCCGGAGGAAAGCAAACCACAGGAAGAAGGCCAATGGCACGGCCCAGGACTCTGATGTGGACAGTGAAGAGGACAAAGGGAacaagaagaaaggaaaaggagcgaccaaaaaagaaaaagatgaagagaacAATAAAGAGAAAACTGGAAAAGGAGCAAGTAAAGATGGGAAAGAAAAGGGggcagacaaaaagaaaaaaggagatggTAGCAG CTCATCAGCTGGCGATTCTGATGCTGAGTCCCTATCAGAAAGCGAAATGGCTCAGCTAAAAGAAGAAGtcgaagaaaagaagaaaattattGCCACGCTCCGAAACAAACCGTGGCGGATGAAAAAACGACTTGGGATTTTGAA GGAAGCACAAGAATTCGTAGAGAAGTTCGAAGGTGCATTGGGCAAAGGAAAAGGACGGAAGCTCTATGCCTTCAAAGTTATGATGAAAAAG AAATTGATCAAGTTCAATCGGGACTTTGATAACTTTAAGACAGCATGCATTCCGTGGGAAAGGAAAATCAAAGAAGTAGAAA GTCACTTTGGGTCATCTGTAGCCTCCTACTTCATCTTCCTCAGGTGGATGTATGGCCTCAACCTTGTTCTCTTTGGCCTCATGTTTGGGCTTGTTGTTATTCCTGAG GTCCTGATGGGTTTACCATATGGCTCCATCGCCAGGAAAACTGTCCCTAGAGAAGAGCAGGATACCGCCATGGACTTCTCAGTCCTTTTTGAATTTGGG GGTTACTGCAAGTACTCTGTCCTCTTTTATGGCTACTATAATAACCAGAACACTATAGGACTACTCAAGTTTCGTCTCCCCTTATCCTATTTCCTAGTCGGAATAGGAATATTTGGCTACAGCCTGATGGTGGTGATCAGGAC GATGGCAAGAAATGCCAACGAAGGAGGTGACGGGGGAGAGGAGAGTGACTTTGTGTTTTGCTGGAAACTCTTCACTAGTTGGGATTACCTCATTGGAAACCCAGAGACAGCCGACAACAAGTATGCTTCCATCACAACTAGCTTCAAG GAATCTATAGTGGATGAGCAGGAGAATTTGAAGGATGAAAACATTCATTTGAGGAGATTTCTGCGCGTCCTCGCTAATGTGTTGATCCTGTGCAGCCTGGGAGGGAGCGGATATCTAATCTACTTTGTGGTGAAAAGATCGCAAGACTTTGCTAAACTGGATAACAAAGAGTTATCCTGGTATCAGAAAAACGAG GTGGAGATTGTAATGTCTCTGTTGGGTTTGGTGTGTCCACCTTTGTTTGAGACCATTGCCGAGCTGGAAGATTATCATCCTCGGATTGCCCTGAAGTGGCAGCTGGGCCGCATCTTTGCCCTCTTCCTGGGAAACCTCTACACCTTCCTGTTTGCCCTTATTGATGATGTCAATGAGAAG CTGGATAAGGAGAAACTGATCAAGAATGAAACTGACTGGGCTCTAAACCAGTACTATGCTAACTACACTCTGTATCACAACGTGACCGAGAACATTCCACCACCTGTAATCTCGCCTGCTGATGTTATCAGGGGTCCATGCTGGGAAACTGAAGTGGGAATT GAGTTTGTGAAGCTGACGGTGTCAGACATTCAAGTGACCTATCTGACGATCCTGGTTGGAGACTTCATGAGAGCATTAATTGTGCGTTTTCTGAACTACTGTTGGTGCTGGGACCTCGAGGCTGGCTTT CCTTCGTACGGAGAGTTCGATATCAGTGGAAATGTACTCGGGCTCATTTTCAACCAGGGAATGATCTG GATGGGTGCATTTTATGCTCCAGGGTTGGTGGGTATAAACATTCTGCGCCTCGTGACCTCCATGTATTTCCAGTGCTGGGCTGTAATGAGCAGTAACGTTCCTCATGAGAGAGTGTTTAAAGCTTCACGCTCCAACAACTTCTACATGGGCATCCTGCTGGTCGTGCTCTTCCTCAGCCTCATGCCTGTGGTCTACACCATGATGACCATGTCTCCATCATTTGACTGTGGTCCCTTTAG TGGGAGAGAGAAGATGTACGATGTGGTAATCGAGACGATCCAGAACCTTCCAGCATTTATGGCCAACATCTTTATTTACGCATCCAACCCAGGACTCATTATATCAGTCGTCCTTCTTATGGT GCTAGCTATCTACTACCTGAATACAGTCTCAAAGGCCTACCAGAAAGCTAACATGGATTTGAAAAGGAAAATACAAATG CAAAGAGATGAGGAGAAGAACCGGAGGAACAATAAAGACAGCACTAATCAGGTGATGAAGGACTTAGAGGATCTTTTGCCCAACAAATCCTTGATTCCACCACCATCAGCTAAAGAGGGAGCAG GGAATCCTGCACATCAGCCCCCTGCTGGTAAGTCTCCAAAAATCACAGATAAAGTTGGAACAGCAACCAATGGTAAAGGAGTAAAAATGCAGAAGGATGTTTCTTTGGCTGCCGCGAATCCCCGAGCGCCAGTGACCCGCTCACCAGCCCCTGGTGGTCGTGGAAGAGGACCTCCACCGGTGTGA